The Syntrophaceae bacterium genomic interval AGGATCCTCCAGGACGATGTTCATTTTTTCCGGATCCGTTACGAAATAGGGGGAGATGTAGCCCCGGTCGAACTGCATGCCTTCCACCACGTCCAGGGTTGTTTCCATGCCCTTGGCATCCTCGACGGTGATGACCCCTTCCTTGCCGACCTTGTCCATGGCATCCGAGATGATCGAGCCGATGGTGATGTCGTTATTCGCGGAGATCATGCCGACCTGGGTGATTTCCTTCTTGTCCTTCACGGTCTTGGAGATTTTTTTCAACTCTTCCGTTACGATCTGGACGCCTTTGTCGATGCCCCTCTTCAGGGCCATGGGATTCATCCCGGCGGCCACGAGCTTGGAGCCTTCCCGGTAGATGGCCTGGGCAAGGATGGTCGCCGTCGTGGTGCCGTCGCCGGCGGTATCCGATGTGCGGGTGGAGACTTCCTTGACCATCTGGGCGCCCATGTTTTCGAACTTGTTGTCCAGTTCGATCTCCCGGGCGACGGTGACGCCGTCCTTCGTGACGGTCGGGGCGCCCCAGGTCTTGGAAATGAGGACATTGCGTCCCTTCGGTCCCAGGGTCACCTTCACTGCGTTGGCCAGGGTGTCGACGCCCTTCATGATCCGCTCCCGGGCCTTTACGTTGTATTTGATCTCTTTTGCTGCCATGTCCGTTCTTTCCTCCCGTCCTTATTCGATGATCCCGAGGATGTCTTCCTCGCCCATGATGAGGTACTCCTCCCCGTCGATCTTGACTTCGGTTCCTCCGTAGCGGCCGAACAGGATCCGATTCCCTTTCTTTACCTCCGGGACAATCCGTTTGCCCGATTTGTCAAGGCGCCCCGGACCGACGGCCACCACCTTGCCCTCCTGGGGTTTCTCCTTGGCCGTATCGGGAATGATGATTCCACCCGCCGTTTTCGCGTCACTCTCCACGCGCTGTACCAGGACTCGATCATGCAACGGTCTGACCTTCATATTCGGACACCTCCTGTTATTTTGTAATTTTCGCTTTGCAGGCAGGCATTCCGAAGGGCCTGCCTGCGCATTGAATTCGGGTTGTTCCGGCTCTCCCGGCGTCCTGCCGTCCCCGGCGGGATCCGATCCATGGGCCGAAAAGGATGCGTTGGAATTTAACCGGTGTAATTTAGTCATTCGACGGTCGTTGTCAAGAGCTGAGAAATGGTTGGATGGACATTCGGCGGTCCTGGCTGCTTGACACAGTGCAGGATAGGCGATAGTCTCCTTCGAATTTGATGGCAAAGGAGACGGGGGACAGATTCTGCATGAAAGCGTCCACCCGGACCATGATCCGGAAGCATGGCTGGCGAATCGATCGCGCCCTGCACCACTACCTGTATTTTACAAGGTATCACCCATACGTCCGCCTGAGCCTGGCGATGACCAGGCTGGCGACCGCCGCCCCGAGGTGGTTCCGGCCGTCGGCGATGCTGTTTCAGGCCGCTTTCGGCCGCTATCATGCAAAAGTCCTGTCTTCCTCGGAAGCGGTCAAGATTCTCACCCTCCGGGAGGACATCAGACTTGCGGGTCCGGGAAACCGGCAGATCATTCCCTATGCCCATGCCACGGGGATTCTCTTCCGGGAGCCAGATTTCATCGCTGTCATGGACTGCCCCTGCCGGGCGGCAAGGGGGGGCGGGA includes:
- the groES gene encoding co-chaperone GroES, with amino-acid sequence MKVRPLHDRVLVQRVESDAKTAGGIIIPDTAKEKPQEGKVVAVGPGRLDKSGKRIVPEVKKGNRILFGRYGGTEVKIDGEEYLIMGEEDILGIIE